A single region of the Pseudomonas sp. VD-NE ins genome encodes:
- the zwf gene encoding glucose-6-phosphate dehydrogenase — MPSITVEPCTFALFGALGDLALRKLFPALYHLDGADLLHEDTRIIALAREEGSEQQHMAFIAAELRRYVGKELDEAVAERFLARLTYLHVDFLRSEDYVALAELAGSTQRMIAYFATPAAVYGAICENLAKVGLAENTRVVLEKPIGSDLESSRKVNDAVAQFFPENRTYRIDHYLGKETVQNLIALRFANSLFETQWNQNYISHVEITVAEKVGIEGRWGYFDKAGQLRDMIQNHLLQLLCLIAMDPPADLSADSIRDEKVKVLKALAPISPEGLTTQVVRGQYIAGHSEGKSVPGYLEEPNSNTQSDTETFVALRADIRNWRWAGVPFYLRTGKRMPQKLSQIVIHFKEPSHYIFAPEQRLQISNKLIIRLQPDEGISLRVMTKEQGLDKGMQLRSGPLQLNFSDTWRSARIPDAYERLLLEVMNGNQNLFVRKDEIEAAWKWCDQLIAGWKKSGDSPKPYAAGSWGPMSSIALITRDGRSWYGDI; from the coding sequence ATGCCTTCGATTACGGTTGAACCGTGCACCTTTGCCTTGTTCGGCGCGCTTGGCGATCTGGCCCTGCGCAAGTTGTTTCCTGCCCTTTATCACCTCGATGGCGCTGACCTGCTGCACGAGGACACGCGCATCATCGCGTTGGCCCGTGAAGAAGGTTCCGAGCAACAGCACATGGCGTTCATCGCCGCCGAACTGCGTCGTTATGTGGGCAAAGAGCTGGACGAGGCCGTCGCCGAGCGTTTTCTCGCACGCCTGACCTACCTGCACGTCGACTTCCTCAGATCTGAAGATTATGTAGCGCTGGCCGAACTGGCCGGCAGCACGCAACGCATGATTGCCTACTTCGCCACGCCGGCAGCGGTGTATGGCGCTATTTGCGAGAACCTGGCGAAAGTCGGTCTGGCAGAAAACACCCGCGTGGTGCTGGAAAAACCGATTGGCTCCGACCTCGAATCGTCGCGCAAGGTCAACGACGCCGTGGCGCAGTTCTTCCCGGAGAACCGCACCTACCGCATCGACCACTACCTGGGCAAAGAAACCGTTCAGAACCTGATCGCCCTGCGTTTCGCCAACAGCCTGTTCGAAACCCAGTGGAACCAGAACTACATCTCCCACGTGGAAATCACCGTGGCCGAGAAGGTCGGTATCGAAGGCCGCTGGGGCTACTTCGACAAGGCCGGCCAGCTGCGCGACATGATCCAGAATCACCTGTTGCAACTGCTCTGCCTGATCGCCATGGACCCGCCGGCTGACTTGTCCGCCGACAGCATCCGTGACGAAAAGGTAAAAGTGCTCAAGGCGCTGGCGCCGATCAGTCCGGAAGGCCTGACCACCCAAGTGGTGCGTGGTCAGTACATCGCCGGCCACAGCGAAGGCAAATCCGTACCGGGTTACCTCGAAGAACCGAATTCCAATACCCAGAGCGACACCGAAACCTTCGTCGCTTTGCGTGCCGATATCCGCAACTGGCGCTGGGCCGGCGTGCCGTTCTACCTGCGTACCGGCAAGCGCATGCCGCAGAAACTGTCGCAGATCGTCATCCACTTCAAGGAACCGTCGCACTACATTTTCGCCCCTGAGCAGCGTTTGCAGATCAGCAACAAACTGATCATTCGCCTGCAACCGGACGAAGGCATTTCCTTGCGCGTGATGACCAAAGAGCAGGGCCTGGACAAAGGCATGCAACTGCGCAGCGGGCCGCTGCAACTGAATTTCTCCGACACCTGGCGTAGCGCGCGGATTCCCGATGCCTATGAGCGGTTGTTGCTGGAAGTGATGAACGGCAATCAGAACCTGTTTGTCCGTAAAGATGAAATCGAAGCCGCGTGGAAGTGGTGTGACCAGCTGATCGCCGGGTGGAAAAAATCCGGTGACTCGCCCAAGCCGTATGCGGCCGGGTCGTGGGGGCCGATGAGCTCCATTGCATTGATCACGCGGGACGGGAGGTCGTGGTATGGCGATATCTGA